DNA from Amorphoplanes friuliensis DSM 7358:
TCACCGACGCGACTTTCGTCACCGACGTGCTGCAGTCCGACAAGCCGGTTCTGGTGGACTTCTGGGCCGAGTGGTGCGCCCCCTGTAAAAAGGTGGACCCGCTGCTCGCCGAGATCGCCACCGAAATGGGCGACAAGGTGCAGATCGTCAAGGTCAACATCGACGAGAACCCGGAGACCGCCCGCGCCTACCGGGTGATGTCCGTGCCGACGCTGACCATGTTCAAGGGCGGCGAGGCGGTCAACTCCGTCGCCGGCGCCAAGCCCAAGGGTGCCCTGGTGAACTTCATCGAGTCGGCGCTCTGACCTGCTCTTGATGACGCCCCGCATCGATCCGGATGCGGGGCGTTGTTCTTTGCCGGGGTAGTTGTCCACCCCGCTCGTGATTCCCCGCACGGAGCGCCCATCGACGTCCGGCCACCCCGGACGCCGAGGAGTACGCTCCGTTAGTTGCCCTCTGCTCTACCCCTCAGTCGTTAGGGAGCCGCGCGTGCGTTCGATCCGACGTGGAGACACCGGACCGGCCGTGGAGGAGATCCAGTCGATCCTGGTCGGCCTGGAGCTGCTTCCGGCTCCGGGCGAGACCTTCGACCAAGCCACCGAGAATGCCGTCCGAGCCTTCCAGCAGAGCCGCGGCATCGGTGTCGACGGCATGGTCGGCCCGGAGACCTGGCAGGCCCTCGACGGCGCCCGCTGGAAGCTCGGTGCCCGGACGCTCTACCACTCGGTGCCGACGTCACTGGTCGGTGAGGATGTCCGGGCGCTGCAGGAGCGGCTCCTGGAGATGGGCTTCGACAGCGGCCGCGCCGACGGCATCTACGGACCGCGGACGGCCCGGGCGGTGGCGCAGTTCCAGCGCGAGGTCGGCCTGACCCCGGACGGCTCGTGCGGACCGCAGACCATGAAGGGGCTACGCCGGCTCGGCCGCAAGGTCGTCGGTGGCCGACCCCAGTGGC
Protein-coding regions in this window:
- the trxA gene encoding thioredoxin yields the protein MGATKAVTDATFVTDVLQSDKPVLVDFWAEWCAPCKKVDPLLAEIATEMGDKVQIVKVNIDENPETARAYRVMSVPTLTMFKGGEAVNSVAGAKPKGALVNFIESAL